The window TATGATTTTATCCTAACAAGCCTTTCTCCGTGAGCTCTGTGCACTCCGTGGTGAATGTTTTTATGCCTTTACCCTCGATTGATTTTGCCTTTCTCCGTGCACTCCGCGTCTCTGTGGTGAGTCGCTCTTGAATTCACATCATCAAATCCACCAGTGCAATCATCCGGTTCAGCCTTTCATACATCTCCTTCCTGTACCGCGTATCCCGCCTGCGCTTCAGGCGATCCTTGAACTCATGCAAAGCCAGATGCAGGACATTGATGTCAACATGGTCAACCTCCAAAACCATTGGAATCGAAGAACGGAGTAATTGCATAAATCACCTCGTATGAATCTGTTTGCTTAAAAGGTATACCTGATATATCACGATGTCAAGTATAAAATGTGTTACAAGATATACCTATGAAGAAAAAACAGACCATAAAGAAGAGTGAGTTTATCAGTGTCCGTATTTCTGAAGACTCTAAAAAAGCCCTCCAGAAAATTGCCGCCAGGGAAGACCGCTCCATCTCCTGGATCGTCGCCAAAATCATAGAAGACCACCTCAAAAAGAAATAATCCTCAATTGTTCAATTATCGTAGGGGCGCGATGCATCGCGCCCAAGGTGAATAAATCCACATCGTGATTATCGAGTTGGTTAGTGAGATTGCTGAACTAGTCGAAGTATCAGTAGATTACTCTACATAAAACAAGCATTTTTCCTGGTGGAGAAGCACATAAAAATGTACAATTTGGAGGTTGGGGGTATATAAATCAAAGTATCTAAAGATAATAATAAATACAAAAAGGAATATCATGGTAAAAGCAAAGAAAACCACTACCAAGCAAGAACCCATCGAAAAACAGCTCTGGAAAGCTGCTGATAAGTTAAGAAAAAATATTGATGCTGCTGAGTACAAGCATATTATATTGGGCCTGATTTTCCTTAAATACATTTCCGAGGCATTTGAAGCATTGCATGATGTTTTGAAAAAAGGCAAAGGCGAATATAAAGGTGCTGATCCGGAAGATAAAGATGAATATAAAGCGGAAAATGTATTCTTTGTCCCACCCTCGGCACGCTGGAGTTTTTTGAAATCCCATGCCAAACAACCCACCATTGGTAAAACCGTAGATGCTGCCATGGATGCCATTGAGCGGGAAAATCCCTCCCTCAAAGATGTATTGCCAAAAGTCTTTGCCAGAGGCAATCTTGATCCAACCAATCTCGGAGGGCTGATTGATTTAATAAGTAACATTGCCATGGAACACGCCAAAGCCAGGAGCGC is drawn from bacterium and contains these coding sequences:
- a CDS encoding ribbon-helix-helix domain-containing protein — encoded protein: MKKKQTIKKSEFISVRISEDSKKALQKIAAREDRSISWIVAKIIEDHLKKK